The following proteins come from a genomic window of Peptoniphilus equinus:
- a CDS encoding UDP-N-acetylmuramoyl-tripeptide--D-alanyl-D-alanine ligase codes for MEYVILALVLVVINFFLIQKRSDFPIHMLQLEGYEAEAYKAWAKENPRKMQRLVYKPATEVKSPLVWTDRARRLKKRHETVNMVLLVLIFVVGLVLYVLNPTLGIVTMIVLNIVLYYLQYRVLEISNTMQVPVEERINMGFYTEAQKKIRTLKGSGLKVLGITGSFGKTSVKFISDTVLSEGLNVKNTPSSYNTPMGLSKVINNELTDAHEVFIAELGAKKKGEIDEVARLVQPNIGIITAIGPTHMHLFKSIDNIMATKYELIENLKEDGVAIFNYDNDYVKLLSDKTTLRKINYGMDDVDQLDVYAKDITVSEKGSAFVLGIRGLGEIHCTSSLLGKHNISNLLAAAGAAYVLGLSLEQIRDGIGKVTPVEHRLNIVDSGNGIIVIDDAFNSNPIGFRAALDVLSNFTTGHKLIITPGMVELGDMEEAENEKIGEAMADVVDYAILVGPKRTEPIVRGLKAAGFSEDAIFVVTTLTEATGVLSHLTQPGDVVLFENDLPDNYSEE; via the coding sequence ATGGAATATGTGATTTTGGCCCTTGTACTGGTCGTTATAAATTTCTTTCTCATACAAAAGCGCAGCGATTTTCCCATTCATATGTTACAACTTGAGGGTTATGAGGCCGAAGCCTATAAAGCATGGGCTAAGGAAAACCCACGGAAGATGCAGCGTCTTGTCTATAAACCGGCGACTGAAGTCAAGTCGCCGCTCGTGTGGACAGATCGTGCGAGACGCCTGAAAAAACGCCATGAGACGGTCAATATGGTACTGTTGGTGTTGATTTTCGTTGTGGGATTGGTGCTGTACGTGCTGAATCCGACACTGGGTATTGTCACCATGATCGTCTTGAACATCGTATTATATTACTTGCAGTACCGAGTTTTAGAAATATCCAACACGATGCAGGTACCTGTGGAAGAGCGCATTAACATGGGCTTTTATACTGAAGCGCAGAAGAAAATTCGAACCTTGAAGGGATCGGGACTGAAAGTTTTAGGGATTACCGGATCCTTCGGAAAAACCAGCGTGAAGTTTATCAGCGACACTGTGCTCAGTGAAGGTTTGAACGTCAAAAATACACCGTCCTCGTACAACACGCCGATGGGTCTCTCCAAGGTTATCAATAATGAATTGACGGATGCTCATGAAGTTTTTATTGCGGAGCTCGGGGCGAAGAAAAAGGGTGAAATCGACGAAGTGGCTCGTCTGGTGCAGCCGAATATCGGCATTATTACAGCTATCGGGCCGACGCACATGCACCTTTTCAAGTCTATTGACAACATTATGGCCACCAAGTATGAACTTATCGAGAATTTAAAAGAGGACGGTGTGGCGATTTTCAACTATGATAACGACTACGTGAAGCTACTCTCGGATAAAACGACGCTTCGGAAAATCAACTATGGTATGGATGATGTGGACCAACTTGACGTGTACGCGAAAGACATCACCGTCTCCGAAAAAGGTTCAGCTTTCGTACTGGGCATTCGAGGTCTTGGTGAAATTCACTGCACCAGTTCACTTTTGGGTAAACACAACATTTCCAACCTTCTTGCGGCGGCCGGTGCCGCATACGTCTTAGGGCTGAGTTTGGAGCAGATTCGAGACGGTATTGGCAAGGTGACGCCGGTGGAACATCGCCTGAATATTGTGGATTCCGGAAACGGCATTATAGTTATTGATGATGCCTTTAACTCCAATCCGATAGGCTTTCGTGCCGCTTTAGACGTGTTGTCCAACTTTACCACCGGACACAAACTCATCATTACTCCCGGCATGGTGGAACTGGGCGATATGGAAGAGGCTGAGAACGAGAAGATTGGTGAGGCGATGGCGGATGTGGTCGACTATGCCATCCTTGTAGGACCGAAACGCACGGAGCCGATTGTCCGCGGTCTGAAGGCGGCGGGTTTCTCGGAAGATGCTATTTTTGTGGTGACGACGTTAACTGAGGCGACCGGTGTTTTATCACATTTAACACAACCCGGGGATGTCGTGCTCTTTGAGAACGACTTGCCGGATAATTATAGCGAAGAATAG
- a CDS encoding class I SAM-dependent DNA methyltransferase has product MTNYENFAYVYDALMWDFDYGKVYDFIRQFKGAGKCLEMGCGTGSLTSYLIEAFEVTAFDLSEDMLAVADAKGLKHVTYFKQDLRSLALDGTYDLMVSSCDTLNYLKADEDLQKVFHYAATHLSEDGVFIFDMNAPFKFEDMNDTYVDETDGVFYVWENFYDRDSHFNTYSVNFFKEENDGSYTRFYEEHEQRAYSVEEIVTALAQAGLEADVYDDYTLAPLKPTTERLTVVARRKYDR; this is encoded by the coding sequence ATGACTAACTACGAAAATTTTGCTTATGTGTATGATGCGCTTATGTGGGACTTTGACTATGGCAAGGTCTATGACTTTATCCGTCAATTTAAAGGGGCAGGCAAGTGCTTGGAAATGGGCTGCGGCACCGGAAGCTTGACCAGCTATCTGATTGAAGCTTTTGAGGTAACCGCTTTCGATCTCTCGGAAGATATGCTTGCCGTCGCCGACGCCAAAGGGCTGAAGCATGTGACCTATTTTAAACAGGATCTTCGCAGTCTTGCGCTTGACGGCACGTACGACCTTATGGTGTCATCGTGTGATACGTTGAATTATTTGAAAGCTGATGAGGACCTGCAGAAGGTATTTCACTATGCGGCCACCCATTTAAGCGAGGACGGCGTCTTTATTTTTGACATGAATGCGCCTTTTAAATTTGAAGATATGAACGACACCTATGTGGACGAAACCGACGGTGTGTTTTATGTATGGGAAAATTTTTATGATCGGGATTCACATTTTAATACATACAGTGTGAATTTCTTTAAAGAAGAGAACGACGGCTCCTACACGCGTTTTTATGAAGAACACGAGCAGCGAGCCTACAGTGTGGAAGAAATTGTAACGGCGCTGGCACAGGCCGGTCTCGAGGCGGATGTTTATGATGACTATACCTTGGCGCCGCTCAAGCCGACCACCGAACGCCTCACCGTTGTAGCTAGGAGGAAATATGACAGATAA
- a CDS encoding DUF4364 family protein encodes MDTNNINELALHKLIILTAVDSAPVPMTEAALTSFVLRGEFLNYFYFKQYLAELLESGFLNYVEGKFYITDEGASALELFGETLNPDLKHAILKAHAKSAVPKRHVSTDTFDREDRHWVHLAMKEDEDVIMDLKLEVPDTEFSQQVVARFEANPDAIYMALVSALENYR; translated from the coding sequence ATGGATACCAATAATATCAACGAGCTCGCGCTCCACAAACTCATTATATTGACTGCTGTGGACAGTGCCCCTGTTCCCATGACTGAAGCGGCGTTGACATCTTTTGTACTGCGCGGCGAATTTTTGAATTATTTCTACTTTAAACAGTACCTGGCCGAACTTTTAGAGAGCGGCTTTTTAAACTACGTTGAAGGCAAATTCTATATCACTGATGAAGGTGCCTCGGCCTTGGAACTTTTCGGTGAGACGTTAAATCCCGATCTGAAGCATGCCATTCTCAAAGCCCATGCCAAAAGCGCCGTTCCAAAGCGCCATGTAAGTACCGATACTTTTGACCGAGAGGATCGCCACTGGGTTCATCTCGCTATGAAAGAAGATGAGGATGTGATCATGGATCTAAAGCTCGAAGTGCCCGACACTGAGTTCTCTCAACAAGTTGTTGCACGTTTTGAAGCCAATCCCGATGCCATCTATATGGCTCTTGTCAGCGCGTTGGAAAACTACAGATAA
- the rnr gene encoding ribonuclease R, which yields MIIDKVYDKIKSSKPMTLDKLRKKFEIGKNQRKDFDKILRTLEKDGRIYFDGNVYIPIDGERIRRGKLQGNARGFGFLLQADQDVFIAAKNMNSALHGDEVIVRVLDPHEGSRGDSIEGKVLKVVDRANQTIVGTFQNKKNFGFVVPDDDKIAFDIFIPKKHFLAAKDGQKVVAKVKTWPEGNRKPEGRIVEILGYKGEKGVDILSIARDMDIPTDFSKAAKLAAKDMPQSVRDKDIQGREDLRGLRTFTIDGADSKDFDDAVSIETWDGKTRLWVHIADVSHYVKEGDEIDKEAYKRGNSYYLIDKVIPMLPKELSNVICSLNEGVDRLAFTVAIDFNPAGDILDHAIMNSVIKSDRRLVYTHVSDFLEHGTAHPTLQGLEEDLKAMEALAEKLRAKRYRRGAIDFDFAETAITVDDEGKPVDIAKSERRVANKLIEEFMLVTNEVVAKDFYDKKVPFLYRIHETPDGERIEGLNKMLRHLGLSVKGEDLEPKLIQELIERVKGKEEALFVSTIVLRSLMKAKYSETLDIHFGLAAKYYSHFTSPIRRYSDLTIHRIMKDQLRGKLTDGRKRYLENTLPHVAEHVSAMERVAQEAERTVQDIKIAEYMEERIGATYPAVITGVTGFGLFAQLENTIEGLISYQDLDDYYEFDEDSFRAVGRSTGKIYNVGDKVMIKVVGANTTKGTVDFVITEDLVDISYGGDVHE from the coding sequence ATGATCATTGATAAAGTGTACGACAAAATCAAATCCTCCAAGCCGATGACTTTGGACAAACTGCGTAAAAAGTTTGAAATAGGCAAGAACCAACGCAAAGATTTTGATAAGATTCTACGAACTTTGGAAAAAGACGGACGGATTTATTTTGATGGCAATGTGTACATTCCCATTGATGGTGAGCGTATCCGCCGTGGCAAGCTTCAGGGCAATGCCCGAGGATTTGGCTTTCTTCTTCAGGCGGATCAGGACGTTTTTATCGCGGCGAAGAATATGAACTCCGCCCTTCATGGGGATGAGGTCATCGTACGTGTGTTGGATCCTCATGAGGGGTCACGAGGCGACTCCATTGAAGGCAAGGTTCTCAAAGTTGTGGATCGGGCTAACCAAACCATCGTCGGCACTTTTCAGAATAAGAAAAACTTCGGTTTTGTGGTACCTGATGATGACAAAATCGCTTTTGATATTTTCATTCCTAAAAAGCACTTTTTAGCTGCAAAGGACGGTCAAAAAGTTGTCGCCAAGGTGAAGACCTGGCCTGAAGGCAATCGAAAGCCGGAAGGGCGCATTGTGGAAATTCTGGGCTATAAAGGGGAAAAGGGCGTAGACATTCTCTCCATTGCTCGTGACATGGATATCCCGACGGATTTTTCCAAGGCGGCGAAGTTGGCGGCAAAAGATATGCCCCAGTCGGTACGCGATAAAGACATACAAGGGCGGGAAGACTTGCGAGGTCTGCGTACCTTTACCATTGACGGGGCGGATTCCAAGGACTTTGACGATGCGGTGAGCATTGAAACATGGGATGGGAAAACACGTCTGTGGGTGCATATTGCCGATGTGAGCCATTATGTCAAAGAAGGTGACGAGATTGATAAGGAAGCCTATAAACGCGGCAACTCGTACTATCTCATTGACAAGGTCATCCCGATGCTTCCGAAAGAACTCTCCAACGTTATCTGCTCGTTGAATGAAGGGGTGGATCGTCTGGCTTTTACTGTGGCCATCGATTTTAATCCTGCCGGGGATATTCTGGACCATGCCATTATGAACTCGGTCATCAAGTCCGACCGGCGTCTCGTCTATACCCATGTCAGCGACTTTTTGGAACACGGGACGGCACATCCTACCCTTCAAGGTTTGGAAGAGGATTTGAAGGCGATGGAGGCGCTCGCTGAAAAACTTAGAGCTAAGCGTTATCGCCGCGGCGCCATTGATTTTGATTTTGCTGAAACCGCTATTACCGTTGACGATGAAGGCAAACCTGTGGACATTGCGAAAAGCGAACGGCGCGTTGCCAACAAACTCATTGAAGAATTTATGCTGGTGACCAATGAAGTGGTGGCGAAGGACTTTTATGATAAGAAAGTACCGTTCCTCTATCGGATTCACGAGACGCCGGACGGGGAACGTATTGAAGGTTTGAACAAGATGCTTCGTCATTTGGGTCTTTCGGTGAAAGGTGAGGATCTTGAACCGAAATTGATTCAAGAGCTGATTGAACGGGTTAAAGGTAAAGAGGAAGCGCTTTTTGTGTCCACGATCGTGCTGCGGTCGCTGATGAAGGCCAAGTACTCCGAGACGCTGGACATCCACTTCGGTCTTGCGGCCAAGTATTATTCTCACTTCACTTCACCGATTCGTCGCTATAGCGATCTGACCATTCATAGGATTATGAAAGACCAACTTCGAGGCAAACTGACCGATGGACGCAAGCGATATTTGGAAAACACGTTGCCGCACGTGGCGGAGCATGTCTCTGCCATGGAACGGGTGGCTCAGGAAGCTGAGCGTACCGTCCAGGATATCAAAATTGCCGAGTATATGGAAGAGCGCATCGGTGCGACGTACCCGGCAGTCATCACCGGGGTCACCGGGTTCGGACTCTTTGCACAACTTGAAAATACCATTGAAGGCTTGATTTCGTATCAGGATTTGGATGATTATTACGAGTTTGACGAAGATAGTTTCCGTGCTGTCGGGCGTTCTACCGGAAAGATTTATAACGTGGGCGACAAGGTGATGATCAAGGTAGTGGGAGCCAATACGACTAAGGGCACAGTTGATTTTGTCATCACAGAAGATCTGGTCGATATTTCCTATGGAGGTGATGTGCATGAGTGA
- a CDS encoding CPBP family glutamic-type intramembrane protease, whose product MKANRPALKRPMKTRTPSKRAWHLRKNNLNVLSVNTATLLLSIAFLVIGSVIHAGGVLTRTVVTELFIMLVPALALAATGKFGRVLKLAPLSFKNVMRVVVMTVLAYPVILLANGLFLTFISQFMELKDVSMNMFMLDEPVGGYLAFMCILPAVCEELYFRGALINSYDIYGARFAIVMSALIFALFHFDIQNFMAPFLLGILFGSFLELTGSIIASMTAHFVNNVIALFFARYVNASLFDYLGNTNLAVEIGSLQLYIITLLVVASLVSAFIIRLLYKQMQFEKRLRESIYGTQRTRSIQSIDLFNFVPVIAMVILYFIYYKVVF is encoded by the coding sequence GTGAAAGCAAATAGACCGGCTTTGAAACGGCCCATGAAGACGCGTACCCCGTCAAAAAGGGCGTGGCATCTGCGAAAAAACAATCTTAATGTCCTGTCCGTCAATACGGCAACGCTTCTGCTGTCCATAGCGTTTCTTGTCATCGGCAGTGTCATTCACGCCGGCGGGGTGTTAACCCGTACCGTGGTGACGGAACTCTTTATAATGCTCGTTCCGGCACTGGCTCTTGCCGCCACAGGCAAGTTCGGGCGCGTGTTAAAGCTGGCGCCGCTAAGTTTTAAAAATGTGATGCGTGTCGTCGTGATGACAGTGCTTGCCTATCCTGTCATACTTCTTGCCAACGGTTTGTTTCTCACCTTTATTTCTCAATTTATGGAGCTTAAAGATGTGAGTATGAATATGTTTATGTTGGATGAACCGGTGGGAGGGTACCTTGCCTTTATGTGCATTCTTCCTGCAGTATGCGAAGAACTCTATTTTCGCGGTGCACTCATCAACAGCTACGACATCTATGGCGCTCGTTTTGCCATCGTCATGAGCGCTTTAATCTTTGCCCTCTTCCACTTTGATATTCAAAACTTTATGGCACCGTTTTTACTGGGGATTCTCTTTGGGAGCTTCCTCGAGCTGACAGGATCCATCATTGCCAGCATGACGGCTCACTTTGTCAACAATGTGATCGCCCTCTTCTTTGCACGGTATGTGAACGCATCTCTCTTCGACTATCTGGGCAATACCAACCTGGCTGTGGAAATCGGCTCGCTACAGCTTTATATCATCACGCTCTTAGTCGTGGCGTCCTTGGTGAGTGCTTTTATCATTCGACTGCTCTACAAGCAGATGCAATTTGAAAAGCGTCTACGGGAATCCATTTATGGCACACAGCGAACGCGAAGTATACAATCCATCGATCTCTTTAACTTCGTTCCTGTTATCGCCATGGTGATTCTCTATTTCATCTATTACAAGGTTGTTTTTTAG
- a CDS encoding D-alanine--D-alanine ligase family protein, which translates to METILVAFGGRSVEHEVSIITGMQVMENMDKKYNAVPLYVTKEGKFLSGDVLKSMKTFKSGDFSGAYEVFLKPGDNRLYREAESKGGLFSKGGTTLEAFLTIDCVFPALHGTYGEDGCFQGYLETAGVPYVGCGVMSAAVGMDKVVMKKVFESEGIPMTPYLYFYRGDDEEAVMDRAEAMGYNLFVKPANLGSSIGISKVKNREELKEAIAVASHYDRKILIEKAVESPREINAAVLGYEHDLLVTELEEPVGWKEFLKYDEKYMAGGKSAKSSGSKGMAASNRNLPAQVSDDIKEQIQGYAKKAFRAIDGMGVARIDFLLDGETVYVNEINTLPGSVSFYLLEATGVSFKDEINKLIDLAKVRYQQRHDNITSYDTDLLTKTTYGAKL; encoded by the coding sequence ATGGAAACGATACTTGTGGCCTTTGGCGGCCGTTCTGTGGAGCATGAAGTGTCCATTATCACCGGTATGCAGGTGATGGAAAATATGGACAAGAAGTACAATGCGGTACCTTTGTATGTGACCAAGGAGGGCAAATTTCTGTCCGGGGACGTATTAAAGAGCATGAAGACATTTAAGAGTGGTGATTTTTCCGGTGCATACGAAGTCTTTTTAAAGCCGGGGGACAATCGTCTCTATCGGGAAGCAGAAAGTAAGGGCGGTCTGTTTTCAAAAGGCGGTACGACGTTAGAGGCGTTTTTGACAATTGACTGTGTTTTTCCTGCACTTCACGGCACCTATGGCGAAGATGGCTGTTTTCAAGGCTATTTGGAGACGGCAGGCGTGCCCTATGTCGGCTGTGGTGTCATGAGTGCCGCCGTGGGGATGGATAAAGTCGTCATGAAAAAAGTCTTTGAATCCGAAGGCATTCCTATGACGCCGTATCTCTATTTTTATCGCGGCGACGATGAAGAGGCTGTCATGGACAGGGCAGAGGCTATGGGGTACAACCTTTTTGTCAAACCTGCGAACTTGGGGTCATCTATCGGGATTTCCAAGGTGAAAAATCGTGAGGAACTCAAAGAAGCCATTGCTGTGGCATCTCACTATGACCGGAAGATTCTCATTGAAAAAGCTGTGGAGAGTCCTCGGGAAATTAATGCGGCAGTTCTCGGTTATGAACACGACCTTCTGGTTACGGAGTTGGAAGAACCTGTCGGTTGGAAAGAGTTTTTAAAATACGATGAAAAGTATATGGCGGGAGGCAAGTCCGCCAAGTCTTCCGGGTCAAAAGGCATGGCGGCGAGCAACAGAAATCTGCCGGCCCAAGTATCCGATGACATCAAAGAGCAAATTCAGGGCTATGCCAAAAAGGCGTTTCGTGCCATTGACGGGATGGGTGTGGCTCGCATTGATTTTCTCCTCGATGGGGAGACGGTTTACGTGAATGAAATCAATACGCTGCCGGGATCGGTGTCTTTCTATTTATTAGAAGCCACGGGCGTCAGCTTCAAGGATGAAATCAACAAGCTCATTGACCTGGCGAAAGTTCGCTATCAGCAGCGGCACGACAACATCACCTCTTATGATACGGATCTTTTGACAAAGACGACTTACGGAGCGAAATTATAA
- the hslO gene encoding Hsp33 family molecular chaperone HslO: protein MTDNIVRAVDSEGRIRIIAADTRYLVDTARQMHNTSPTATAALGRTLTGALLMSVTMKNDKDRLTINIKGDGPIGRIVVSAKGNGEVKGYVNHPEADLPLRERDGKLDVGGLVGQGTLTVVMDQGLKEPYVGKTQLISGEIAEDLAAYFYQSDQIPSVVSLGVLVDVDYSVKQAGGFLLQLMPGADEALIEKVEHSISGLKAVTTMLDEGMTPKDIIAKVMEGFDVKYLEETTASYQCDCSREKVTDSLLSLGRDELQAILEEDGQAEVVCHFCNTKYHFDAPALQSMLEHISDTQDN, encoded by the coding sequence ATGACAGATAACATTGTACGTGCCGTAGACAGCGAAGGCCGTATTCGCATTATCGCCGCCGATACGAGATACTTGGTTGACACGGCGCGGCAGATGCACAACACATCGCCTACAGCCACAGCAGCTCTTGGACGGACGCTCACCGGAGCTCTTTTAATGAGTGTGACGATGAAAAATGACAAGGATCGCCTCACCATAAACATCAAAGGGGACGGCCCTATCGGGCGTATCGTGGTCTCTGCTAAAGGCAATGGGGAAGTGAAAGGGTATGTGAATCATCCCGAGGCGGACCTGCCCCTGCGAGAGCGGGACGGCAAATTGGATGTGGGCGGCCTTGTCGGGCAAGGCACCTTGACTGTGGTCATGGATCAGGGACTCAAAGAACCCTATGTGGGCAAGACCCAGCTTATCAGCGGTGAAATTGCAGAAGATCTTGCCGCATACTTTTATCAGTCGGATCAAATTCCATCTGTAGTCAGTTTAGGTGTGCTGGTGGATGTGGACTATTCGGTGAAACAGGCCGGAGGCTTTTTATTGCAACTCATGCCCGGCGCTGATGAAGCCTTAATTGAAAAAGTAGAACACAGCATTTCAGGGCTTAAGGCAGTCACCACCATGCTGGATGAGGGCATGACGCCGAAAGATATTATTGCAAAAGTCATGGAAGGCTTCGATGTTAAGTACCTAGAGGAGACAACGGCAAGCTATCAGTGCGATTGTAGCCGTGAGAAAGTCACCGACTCCCTTCTCTCTCTCGGCCGTGATGAATTGCAGGCCATTCTCGAAGAGGATGGACAGGCAGAAGTGGTGTGCCATTTCTGTAACACCAAGTACCACTTTGATGCCCCAGCGTTGCAGTCCATGCTTGAGCATATCAGTGACACGCAAGATAATTGA
- a CDS encoding SIR2 family NAD-dependent protein deacylase has protein sequence MNQSLINQAAELIKTSRGVYVLTGAGMSTESGIPDFRSDSGYYAKFDPVQALNVDVMLGNPKRFYAEGYEILKDLNNREPNDGHRALADMERQGFIQGIITQNIDNLHAKAGSRTIFEVHGETRGVHCLACGVEAPFKVLAEKVDSGEIPPRCDVCGGVLRSNVVMFGDAMPDTFAQAVEAVTHSELLIVVGSSLSVSPVNFLPRYAKHLIIINKTPTPADRFSDVVIHDGAGETLCAVYRALSEGYHD, from the coding sequence ATGAACCAGTCATTGATTAACCAAGCGGCAGAGCTTATCAAAACGTCCCGTGGTGTCTATGTCCTTACCGGCGCCGGCATGAGTACGGAAAGCGGCATCCCCGACTTTCGAAGTGACTCCGGATACTATGCGAAGTTCGATCCTGTTCAGGCCCTGAATGTGGATGTCATGCTCGGCAATCCCAAGCGATTTTATGCTGAAGGGTATGAGATACTTAAGGACTTAAACAATCGTGAACCCAACGACGGCCATCGGGCGCTTGCGGATATGGAGCGGCAAGGGTTCATTCAGGGGATTATCACCCAAAATATCGACAATCTCCACGCCAAGGCAGGGAGTCGGACGATTTTTGAAGTGCATGGCGAGACACGGGGCGTCCATTGCCTCGCTTGTGGTGTTGAAGCGCCCTTTAAAGTCCTTGCCGAGAAAGTGGACAGCGGCGAGATTCCGCCGCGATGTGATGTCTGCGGCGGCGTGCTTCGCTCTAATGTGGTGATGTTTGGCGATGCCATGCCCGATACCTTTGCACAGGCGGTGGAAGCGGTGACGCATAGTGAGCTCCTTATTGTGGTGGGTTCATCCTTGAGCGTCAGTCCGGTAAACTTTTTGCCTCGTTATGCCAAACATCTCATCATTATCAACAAGACGCCGACGCCGGCCGATCGTTTTTCTGATGTGGTGATTCACGACGGCGCCGGGGAGACTTTGTGCGCTGTGTATCGTGCGCTTAGCGAGGGATACCATGACTAA
- a CDS encoding ApeA N-terminal domain 1-containing protein has product MERSIEPVFIKNDNFKGTSAFINTQDPDDIYLIIAFEGRDRDDEPWGAGTPVIQLTSPNLHVITCFEGKFRTVQWDFQWDYWLKMQKVHYYPKYLLEGVYDHAGRAKSRRCVLNMSDVLPWLGKSIFKERRGGIWIDAEQQVEIFHLKGLDLEIAFGGKRSADNAETMQSHVDVRFIFKQKTGLQDIERHIRQFTRFLHLCLRNRLPYVRTVDLDFDETKTLTGGSKRLYINAINDFSKTASPRQDTVLSLEDFGPAFAPIYNHWMDKYDRMAFSMDKYLYASFTSGLRADTIYRELMAALEGLYRTLHRTETPEGKSAKRRISRRPISLRYILKDILQTFETIERRLGKDGMNQFLTYSVNTRNLYTHFTDTNQEVFLRSDLPSINEFLQELFVNYALVCLGFAPKRCPVAKLESMVQLLEKNGLLTKKED; this is encoded by the coding sequence GTGGAGCGAAGTATCGAGCCCGTATTTATAAAAAACGATAACTTTAAAGGCACCAGTGCCTTTATCAACACCCAAGATCCCGACGATATCTATCTCATTATCGCTTTTGAAGGACGGGATAGAGACGATGAGCCGTGGGGGGCCGGCACACCTGTGATACAGCTCACTTCGCCCAATCTCCATGTCATTACCTGCTTTGAGGGGAAATTTCGCACGGTGCAGTGGGACTTTCAATGGGACTATTGGCTGAAAATGCAAAAGGTGCACTATTATCCCAAATACCTTTTAGAGGGGGTCTATGACCATGCCGGTCGGGCAAAGAGCCGACGTTGTGTGCTGAATATGAGTGACGTCCTGCCTTGGCTGGGCAAAAGTATTTTTAAAGAGCGCCGCGGCGGGATTTGGATTGATGCCGAACAACAGGTGGAGATCTTTCATCTCAAAGGCTTGGATTTAGAAATTGCCTTTGGAGGCAAGCGCTCGGCGGACAATGCCGAGACTATGCAAAGTCATGTGGATGTGAGGTTTATCTTTAAGCAAAAGACAGGACTTCAGGACATCGAACGCCATATACGTCAGTTCACCCGCTTTTTACACCTGTGTTTGAGAAATCGTCTCCCCTATGTACGCACTGTAGATTTGGACTTCGACGAGACCAAAACGTTGACCGGCGGATCGAAACGGCTCTACATCAACGCGATCAACGATTTTTCCAAGACTGCATCCCCAAGGCAGGACACGGTGCTGTCTCTTGAGGATTTCGGCCCGGCATTTGCACCGATTTATAACCACTGGATGGACAAGTATGACCGTATGGCGTTTTCTATGGATAAATATCTCTATGCATCTTTTACATCAGGCCTGAGGGCGGATACGATCTATCGGGAGCTTATGGCGGCGCTGGAGGGACTGTATCGAACGCTGCACCGCACTGAGACACCTGAAGGCAAGTCGGCCAAGCGTCGTATTTCCCGTCGACCCATCTCACTACGCTATATCTTAAAGGATATTTTACAGACTTTTGAAACGATTGAGCGTCGTCTCGGCAAAGACGGCATGAATCAGTTTCTCACTTATTCGGTCAACACCCGAAACCTCTACACCCACTTTACCGATACGAATCAGGAAGTGTTTTTGCGCTCGGATCTGCCGAGTATTAATGAATTTTTACAAGAGCTCTTTGTCAACTATGCTTTGGTATGTCTCGGATTTGCACCGAAGCGTTGCCCTGTGGCAAAACTTGAAAGCATGGTGCAGCTTTTGGAGAAAAACGGTCTGCTTACAAAAAAAGAAGACTGA
- the smpB gene encoding SsrA-binding protein SmpB — protein MSDATLATNRKARHDYFIEATIEAGLVLTGTEVKSLRAGKANLKDAYATIKNGEVFVEGMHISPYEQGNIMNTDPMRVRKLLLHRREILKLNKELSIKGNALIPLKLYLKKGRVKVELAVARGKKLYDKRADMAKKDAQRKMDQAVRY, from the coding sequence ATGAGTGATGCCACACTTGCTACCAACCGCAAAGCTCGCCATGACTACTTTATTGAAGCGACGATAGAAGCCGGTCTCGTGCTCACCGGTACGGAAGTGAAATCCCTGCGAGCCGGTAAGGCCAATTTAAAAGATGCCTATGCGACGATTAAAAACGGCGAAGTTTTTGTAGAGGGGATGCACATTTCTCCTTATGAACAGGGCAACATTATGAACACCGATCCCATGCGAGTGCGTAAGCTGCTGTTGCACCGCCGGGAGATTTTAAAGCTGAACAAAGAACTGAGCATCAAAGGCAATGCTTTGATTCCGTTGAAGCTTTATTTGAAAAAGGGTCGGGTAAAAGTGGAACTTGCCGTGGCTCGAGGTAAAAAACTTTACGACAAGCGCGCAGACATGGCTAAAAAAGATGCCCAACGGAAAATGGATCAGGCAGTACGTTATTAG